A window of Equus caballus isolate H_3958 breed thoroughbred chromosome 10, TB-T2T, whole genome shotgun sequence contains these coding sequences:
- the SBSN gene encoding suprabasin, translated as MRLASLVSSCSLLLLLGALPGWAANNDPFEKVIEGINRGLSNAEREVGKALEGINNGITQAGREVEKVFNGLSNMGSQAGKELDKGIQGLNHGLDKVAHGINNGVGQAGKEAEKFAHGANHAAGQVGKETDKVIQGAHHGVNQAGSEAGRFGQGVHHGVSEAWKEAEKFGQGVHHAAGQAGKEGEKIGQGVHHGVNQAGKEAEKLGHGVHHGVNEAWKEAEKFGQGVHHATGQAGKEGEKIGQGVHHGVNQAGKEAEKLGHGVHHGVNEAWKEAEKFGQGVHHAAGQAWKEAEKFGQGVHHAAGQAGKEGEKIGQGVHHGVNQAGKEAEKFGHGVHHGVNEAWKEAEKFGQGVHHAAGQAGKEGEKIGQGVHHGVNEAWKEAEKLGHGVHHGVNEAWKEAEKFGQGVHHDAGQAGKEGEKVVQGVHRGVNQAGKEAEKFGHGVYYSSGQAGKEGDKTVQGVHPGVNQAGKEAEQFGQGVHHGVNEAWKEAEKLGQGVHHAAGQAGKEGEKVAQGLHPGVNQAGKEAEKLSQGVHHAVEQAGKEADKVVQGVHNGVNQAGKEAEKFGQGVHHAAGQAGKEAEKLGQGVHHAAGQAGKEADRLQQNVHNGVNQAGKEANQLLNGGHHGGSTGQTGGAATTLASGASVNKPFINLSALWRSVANIIP; from the exons ATGCGGCTTGCCAGTTTGGtcagctcctgctccctcctACTGCTATTGGGGGCCTTGCCTGGATGGGCAGCCAATAATGATCCGTTTGAGAAGGTCATTGAAGGAATCAACCGAGGGCTGAGCAATGCAGAGAGAGAGGTGGGCAAGGCCCTGGAAGGCATCAATAATGGAATCACTCAAGCCGGAAGGGAAGTGGAGAAAGTTTTTAATGGACTTAGCAACATGGGGAGCCAGGCCGGCAAGGAGCTGGACAAGGGCATCCAGGGGCTCAACCACGGCTTGGACAAGGTAGCCCATGGGATCAACAATGGCGTCGGACAAGcaggaaaggaagcagagaagttTGCCCATGGGGCCAACCACGCTGCTGGACAGGTtgggaaggagacagacaaaGTGATTCAGGGGGCCCATCATGGGGTCAACCAGGCGGGAAGTGAGGCGGGGAGGTTTGGCCAGGGAGTTCACCATGGGGTCAGTGAGGCCtggaaggaggctgagaagtttgGTCAAGGGGTCCATCATGCCGCTGGGCAGgctgggaaagagggagagaaaataggCCAAGGTGTCCATCATGGAGTTAACCAGGCtgggaaggaggctgagaagctTGGCCATGGAGTCCACCATGGAGTTAACGAGGCCtggaaggaggctgagaagtttgGTCAGGGGgtccaccatgccactgggcaggctgggaaagagggagagaaaataggCCAAGGTGTCCATCATGGAGTTAACCAAGCtgggaaggaggctgagaagctTGGCCATGGAGTCCACCATGGAGTTAACGAGGCCtggaaggaggctgagaagtttgGTCAGGGGGTCCACCATGCCGCTGGGCAG GCCtggaaggaggctgagaagtttgGTCAGGGGGTCCACCATGCCGCTGGGCAGgctgggaaagagggagagaaaataggCCAAGGTGTCCACCATGGAGTTAACCAGGCtgggaaggaggctgagaagtttgGCCATGGAGTCCACCATGGAGTTAACGAGGCCtggaaggaggctgagaagtttgGTCAGGGGGTCCACCATGCCGCTGGGCAGgctgggaaagagggagagaaaataggCCAAGGTGTCCACCATGGAGTTAACGAGGCCtggaaggaggctgagaagctTGGCCATGGAGTCCACCATGGAGTTAATGAGGCCtggaaggaggctgagaagtttgGTCAGGGGGTCCACCATGACGCTGGGCAGgctgggaaagagggagagaaagtggTCCAGGGGGTCCATCGTGGAGTTAACCAGGCtgggaaggaggctgagaagtttgGCCATGGAGTTTATTACTCTTCAGGGCAGGCTGGGAAAGAGGGAGACAAAACAGTCCAAGGTGTCCATCCTGGGGTGAACCAGGCTGGGAAGGAGGCGGAGCAGTTTGGCCAGGGGGTCCACCATGGGGTCAATGAGGCCtggaaggaggctgagaagctTGGTCAGGGGGTCCACCATGCTGCTGGGCAGgctgggaaagagggagagaaagtggCCCAGGGGCTCCATCCTGGAGTTAACCAGGCtgggaaggaggctgagaagctTAGTCAGGGGGTCCACCATGCCGTTGAACAGGCCGGAAAGGAAGCAGACAAAGTGGTCCAAGGGGTCCACAATGGGGTCAACCAGGccgggaaggaggcagagaaattTGGCCAAGGGGTTCACCACGCTGCTGGCCAGGCCGGAAAGGAAGCGGAGAAGCTTGGCCAAGGGGTCCACCACGCTGCTGGCCAGGCCGGAAAGGAGGCGGACAGGTTGCAGCAGAATGTTCATAATGGGGTCAACCAAGCCGGCAAGGAGGCCAACCAGCTGCTGAAT GGCGGTCATCACGGCGGTTCCACCGGCCAGACCGGAGGGGCCGCAACCACATTAGCATCTGGA GCCTCGGTCAACAAGCCCTTCATCAACCTTTCAGCTCTGTGGAGG agTGTCGCCAACATCATTCCCTAA
- the GAPDHS gene encoding glyceraldehyde-3-phosphate dehydrogenase, testis-specific isoform X1 has translation MSKRDVILTNVTVVQLLRQPCPVIRAPPPPEPRIEAEREPKPEPKPVEEVVLPPAKKASLLQELTVGINGFGRIGRLVLRACMEKGVKVVAVNDPFIDPEYMVYMFKYDSTHGRYKGNVEFKNGRLVVDKQEITVFQCKQPREIPWRSVGSPFVVEATGAYLSLEETSSHIEAGAPRVVICAPSPDAPMFVMGVNEKDYNPGSMKIVSNASCTTNCLAPLAKVIHERFGIVEGLMTTVHSYTATQKTVDGPSRKAWRDGRGAHQNIIPASTGAAKAVGKVIPSLKGKLTGMAFRVPTPDVSVVDLTCRLAQPAPYSAIKEAIKAAAKGPLAGILAYTEDEVVSTDFLGDPHSSIFDANASIALNDNFVKLISWYDNEYGYSHRVVDLLRYMFSRDK, from the exons ATGTCGAAACGGGACGTCATCCTAACCAATGTCACCGTTGTGCAGCTGCTGCGACAGCCGTGCCCTG tgATCAGAGCACCGCCCCCACCGGAGCCCAGAATTGAGGCAGAGCGGGAGCCCAAACCCGAGCCCAAGCCAGTCGAGGAAGTCGTGCTTCCTCCAGCCAAGAAGGCTTCTCTGCTTCAGGAGCTGACAGTCGGCATCAATGG ATTTGGACGCATCGGTCGCCTGGTGCTGCGTGCCTGCATGGAGAAGGGCGTTAAGGTGGTGGCAGTGAATGATCCGTTCATTGACCCAGAATACATG GTGTACATGTTTAAGTACGACTCCACCCACGGCCGATACAAGGGGAATGTGGAGTTCAAGAATGGACGGCTGGTCGTGGATAAGCAGGAGATCACTGTCTTCCAGTG caAGCAGCCCAGAGAAATTCCCTGGAGGTCCGTCGGGAGCCCTTTTGTGGTGGAGGCCACAGGCGCGTACCTGTCCCTAGAGGAAACTTCG AGCCACATCGAGGCAGGCGCCCCACGTGTGGTCATCTGCGCGCCCTCGCCAGATGCACCCATGTTCGTCATGGGGGTGAACGAAAAGGACTATAACCCTGGCTCCATGAAAATTGTCAG CAATGCCTCCTGCACCACCAACTGCCTGGCCCCCCTCGCCAAGGTCATCCATGAGCGATTTGGGATCGTGGAAGGGCTGATG ACTACAGTCCATTCCTACACTGCCACCCAGAAGACCGTGGATGGGCCATCAAGGAAGGCCTGGAGAGACGGACGGGGCGCCCACCAGAATATCATCCCAGCTTCCACAGGGGCTGCCAAGGCCGTGGGCAAAGTCATCCCAAGCCTCAAAGG GAAGCTGACAGGAATGGCATTCCGGGTGCCAACCCCAGACGTGTCTGTCGTGGACCTGACCTGCCGCCTAGCCCAGCCTGCCCCATACTCAGCCATCAAGGAGGCCATAAAAGCAGCAGCCAAGGGGCCCCTAGCTGGCATCCTTGCCTACACGGAGGATGAG GTCGTCTCCACGGACTTTCTCGGTGACCCCCACTCGTCCATCTTCGATGCTAACGCCAGCATCGCGCTCAACGACAACTTCGTGAAGCTCATTTCCTG GTACGACAACGAATATGGCTACAGTCACCGGGTGGTGGACCTCCTCCGCTACATGTTCAGCCGGGACAAGTGA
- the GAPDHS gene encoding glyceraldehyde-3-phosphate dehydrogenase, testis-specific isoform X2: protein MGAPLPWLHLPVIRAPPPPEPRIEAEREPKPEPKPVEEVVLPPAKKASLLQELTVGINGFGRIGRLVLRACMEKGVKVVAVNDPFIDPEYMVYMFKYDSTHGRYKGNVEFKNGRLVVDKQEITVFQCKQPREIPWRSVGSPFVVEATGAYLSLEETSSHIEAGAPRVVICAPSPDAPMFVMGVNEKDYNPGSMKIVSNASCTTNCLAPLAKVIHERFGIVEGLMTTVHSYTATQKTVDGPSRKAWRDGRGAHQNIIPASTGAAKAVGKVIPSLKGKLTGMAFRVPTPDVSVVDLTCRLAQPAPYSAIKEAIKAAAKGPLAGILAYTEDEVVSTDFLGDPHSSIFDANASIALNDNFVKLISWYDNEYGYSHRVVDLLRYMFSRDK, encoded by the exons ATGGGCGCTCCTCTGCCCTGGCTTCACCTGCCAG tgATCAGAGCACCGCCCCCACCGGAGCCCAGAATTGAGGCAGAGCGGGAGCCCAAACCCGAGCCCAAGCCAGTCGAGGAAGTCGTGCTTCCTCCAGCCAAGAAGGCTTCTCTGCTTCAGGAGCTGACAGTCGGCATCAATGG ATTTGGACGCATCGGTCGCCTGGTGCTGCGTGCCTGCATGGAGAAGGGCGTTAAGGTGGTGGCAGTGAATGATCCGTTCATTGACCCAGAATACATG GTGTACATGTTTAAGTACGACTCCACCCACGGCCGATACAAGGGGAATGTGGAGTTCAAGAATGGACGGCTGGTCGTGGATAAGCAGGAGATCACTGTCTTCCAGTG caAGCAGCCCAGAGAAATTCCCTGGAGGTCCGTCGGGAGCCCTTTTGTGGTGGAGGCCACAGGCGCGTACCTGTCCCTAGAGGAAACTTCG AGCCACATCGAGGCAGGCGCCCCACGTGTGGTCATCTGCGCGCCCTCGCCAGATGCACCCATGTTCGTCATGGGGGTGAACGAAAAGGACTATAACCCTGGCTCCATGAAAATTGTCAG CAATGCCTCCTGCACCACCAACTGCCTGGCCCCCCTCGCCAAGGTCATCCATGAGCGATTTGGGATCGTGGAAGGGCTGATG ACTACAGTCCATTCCTACACTGCCACCCAGAAGACCGTGGATGGGCCATCAAGGAAGGCCTGGAGAGACGGACGGGGCGCCCACCAGAATATCATCCCAGCTTCCACAGGGGCTGCCAAGGCCGTGGGCAAAGTCATCCCAAGCCTCAAAGG GAAGCTGACAGGAATGGCATTCCGGGTGCCAACCCCAGACGTGTCTGTCGTGGACCTGACCTGCCGCCTAGCCCAGCCTGCCCCATACTCAGCCATCAAGGAGGCCATAAAAGCAGCAGCCAAGGGGCCCCTAGCTGGCATCCTTGCCTACACGGAGGATGAG GTCGTCTCCACGGACTTTCTCGGTGACCCCCACTCGTCCATCTTCGATGCTAACGCCAGCATCGCGCTCAACGACAACTTCGTGAAGCTCATTTCCTG GTACGACAACGAATATGGCTACAGTCACCGGGTGGTGGACCTCCTCCGCTACATGTTCAGCCGGGACAAGTGA
- the GAPDHS gene encoding glyceraldehyde-3-phosphate dehydrogenase, testis-specific isoform X3, which translates to MEKGVKVVAVNDPFIDPEYMVYMFKYDSTHGRYKGNVEFKNGRLVVDKQEITVFQCKQPREIPWRSVGSPFVVEATGAYLSLEETSSHIEAGAPRVVICAPSPDAPMFVMGVNEKDYNPGSMKIVSNASCTTNCLAPLAKVIHERFGIVEGLMTTVHSYTATQKTVDGPSRKAWRDGRGAHQNIIPASTGAAKAVGKVIPSLKGKLTGMAFRVPTPDVSVVDLTCRLAQPAPYSAIKEAIKAAAKGPLAGILAYTEDEVVSTDFLGDPHSSIFDANASIALNDNFVKLISWYDNEYGYSHRVVDLLRYMFSRDK; encoded by the exons ATGGAGAAGGGCGTTAAGGTGGTGGCAGTGAATGATCCGTTCATTGACCCAGAATACATG GTGTACATGTTTAAGTACGACTCCACCCACGGCCGATACAAGGGGAATGTGGAGTTCAAGAATGGACGGCTGGTCGTGGATAAGCAGGAGATCACTGTCTTCCAGTG caAGCAGCCCAGAGAAATTCCCTGGAGGTCCGTCGGGAGCCCTTTTGTGGTGGAGGCCACAGGCGCGTACCTGTCCCTAGAGGAAACTTCG AGCCACATCGAGGCAGGCGCCCCACGTGTGGTCATCTGCGCGCCCTCGCCAGATGCACCCATGTTCGTCATGGGGGTGAACGAAAAGGACTATAACCCTGGCTCCATGAAAATTGTCAG CAATGCCTCCTGCACCACCAACTGCCTGGCCCCCCTCGCCAAGGTCATCCATGAGCGATTTGGGATCGTGGAAGGGCTGATG ACTACAGTCCATTCCTACACTGCCACCCAGAAGACCGTGGATGGGCCATCAAGGAAGGCCTGGAGAGACGGACGGGGCGCCCACCAGAATATCATCCCAGCTTCCACAGGGGCTGCCAAGGCCGTGGGCAAAGTCATCCCAAGCCTCAAAGG GAAGCTGACAGGAATGGCATTCCGGGTGCCAACCCCAGACGTGTCTGTCGTGGACCTGACCTGCCGCCTAGCCCAGCCTGCCCCATACTCAGCCATCAAGGAGGCCATAAAAGCAGCAGCCAAGGGGCCCCTAGCTGGCATCCTTGCCTACACGGAGGATGAG GTCGTCTCCACGGACTTTCTCGGTGACCCCCACTCGTCCATCTTCGATGCTAACGCCAGCATCGCGCTCAACGACAACTTCGTGAAGCTCATTTCCTG GTACGACAACGAATATGGCTACAGTCACCGGGTGGTGGACCTCCTCCGCTACATGTTCAGCCGGGACAAGTGA
- the TMEM147 gene encoding BOS complex subunit TMEM147 isoform X1 — translation MTLFHFGNCFALAYFPYFITYKCSGLSEYNAFWKCVQAGVTYLFVQLCKMLFLATFFPTWEGGIYDFIGEFMKASVDVADLIGLNLVMSRNAGKGEYKIMVAALGWATAELIMSRCIPLWVGARGIEFDWKYIQMSIDSNISLVHYIVASAQVWMITRYDLYHTFRPAVLLLMFLSVYKAFVMETFVHICSLGSWTALLARAVVTGLLALSTLALYVAVVNVHS, via the exons ATGACCCTATTCCACTTCGGGAACTGCTTCGCCCTGGCCTACTTTCCCTACTTCATCACCTACAAGTGCAGCGGCCT GTCCGAGTACAACGCCTTCTGGAAGTGCGTCCAGGCCGGGGTCACCTACCTCTTCGTGCAGCTGTGCAAG ATGCTGTTCCTGGCCACTTTCTTTCCCACCTGGGAAGGCGGCATCTATGACTTCATTGGG GAGTTCATGAAGGCCAGCGTGGACGTGGCAGACCTGATAGGCCTAAACCTTGTCATGTCCCGGAATGCCGGCAAGGGGGAGTACAAGATCATGGTTgctgccctgggctgggccaCCGCCGAGCTCATTATGTCCCG CTGCATCCCCCTCTGGGTTGGAGCCCGGGGCATTGAGTTTGACTGGAAATACATCCAGATGAGCATTGACTCCAACATCAGTCTG gtccATTACATCGTTGCGTCTGCCCAGGTCTGGATGATAACACGCTACGACCTGTACCACACTTTCCGGCCGGCAGTCCTCCTGCTCATGTTCCTTAGCGTCTACAAGGCCTTTGTCATGGA GACCTTCGTCCACATCTGTTCCCTGGGCAGCTGGACAGCACTGCTGGCCCGAGCAGTGGTGACAGGGCTGCTGGCCCTCAGCACCCTGGCCCTGTATGTTGCTGTTGTCAACGTGCACTCCTAG
- the TMEM147 gene encoding BOS complex subunit TMEM147 isoform X2 gives MLFLATFFPTWEGGIYDFIGEFMKASVDVADLIGLNLVMSRNAGKGEYKIMVAALGWATAELIMSRCIPLWVGARGIEFDWKYIQMSIDSNISLVHYIVASAQVWMITRYDLYHTFRPAVLLLMFLSVYKAFVMETFVHICSLGSWTALLARAVVTGLLALSTLALYVAVVNVHS, from the exons ATGCTGTTCCTGGCCACTTTCTTTCCCACCTGGGAAGGCGGCATCTATGACTTCATTGGG GAGTTCATGAAGGCCAGCGTGGACGTGGCAGACCTGATAGGCCTAAACCTTGTCATGTCCCGGAATGCCGGCAAGGGGGAGTACAAGATCATGGTTgctgccctgggctgggccaCCGCCGAGCTCATTATGTCCCG CTGCATCCCCCTCTGGGTTGGAGCCCGGGGCATTGAGTTTGACTGGAAATACATCCAGATGAGCATTGACTCCAACATCAGTCTG gtccATTACATCGTTGCGTCTGCCCAGGTCTGGATGATAACACGCTACGACCTGTACCACACTTTCCGGCCGGCAGTCCTCCTGCTCATGTTCCTTAGCGTCTACAAGGCCTTTGTCATGGA GACCTTCGTCCACATCTGTTCCCTGGGCAGCTGGACAGCACTGCTGGCCCGAGCAGTGGTGACAGGGCTGCTGGCCCTCAGCACCCTGGCCCTGTATGTTGCTGTTGTCAACGTGCACTCCTAG